In Bacillus carboniphilus, the genomic stretch GAAGGAGTGATTTCGTTGTCTAAAAGCACAAAAGAAAAAGCTATTGTTAAAGATAATAAGCGCACCATTCAATATTGTTTGGTATCTATTTAATAGTAAATGGTTTTTTTCTCACAAATTTAATCTATGGGGAATGGAAGGTTTGCATATATTTTAAAACTCTTTAATTAGGGCATCCTTGCTTGATATGGAATTTAAATTCAGGGAAATCTTACGCAAAAGATGAGGGATATACATGTTAAATAATGAAATGACAGCAAAATTAAAAATAAAATATCCAATTATACAGGCTCCAATGGCAGGTGGAGTCACAACTTCTGAATTAGTCTCTGAGGTTTCAAATAGTGGTGGTCTAGGAATGATAGGTGCAGGTTATATGACCCCTATTCAAATTAGAAAGCAAATAAGAGAGTTAAAGACCCTAACCTCAAATCCTTTTGGTATAAATCTATTTGTACCCAATGAGTTTGAGGTTATAAATGATGACATTCAATCAGCTAATCGGTTATTAAACCCTATTCGTGAACAACTAAATTTACCTCCAAAAGATCGTTTAGAAATTCCTGATTTTACTACTGTCTATGAAACATTTATTGAACAAGTGAAGGTGGTAATTGAAGAAAATGTCCCGATCTGTTCTTTTACATTTGGCATTCCATCAAAAAAAGTGATTTCTGAGTTGAAAAAATCTGACATAATACTAATAGGAACAGCAACGACTGTTAGAGAAGCAGTTGAAAATGAGAAAGCAGGAATGGATATTGTTGTTGTTCAAGGTAGTGAAGCAGGTGGACATCGAGGGAACTTTATAGATAATGATTACAAAGACAATTTAGTCGGTTCAATGTCTTTAATTCCACAGGTCGTTGACAATGTAAGTATACCAGTCATAGCTGCTGGAGGAATTATGGATGGACGAGGATTGATGGCTTCAATCTGCTTAGGTGCAAAGGGTGTACAAATGGGGACAGCTTTCTTGACTTGTATTGAAAGTGGAGCAAATAAAGCACATAAAGATACAATTCTGAATGTTACGGAGGAAGATA encodes the following:
- a CDS encoding nitronate monooxygenase is translated as MLNNEMTAKLKIKYPIIQAPMAGGVTTSELVSEVSNSGGLGMIGAGYMTPIQIRKQIRELKTLTSNPFGINLFVPNEFEVINDDIQSANRLLNPIREQLNLPPKDRLEIPDFTTVYETFIEQVKVVIEENVPICSFTFGIPSKKVISELKKSDIILIGTATTVREAVENEKAGMDIVVVQGSEAGGHRGNFIDNDYKDNLVGSMSLIPQVVDNVSIPVIAAGGIMDGRGLMASICLGAKGVQMGTAFLTCIESGANKAHKDTILNVTEEDTRLTRSFSGKWARGITNNFILGMQTHESYLPEFPVQNTLTQDIRKVAASKNNKEFMSLWSGQSPRLAKQQTVKKLINNIMSDAEKIKTNM